The Oceaniferula marina genomic sequence CTGAGATAGGCAAGCAGTGCCTGACGCCAGTTTTCGCCGTCGCGGTATGCGGATTCGGCTGCGTAGTAGGCGAGACAGTTGATTTCCGGCAGGATGTGACCACGAGCGGCCGTGAACCGGCTGCGCAGGGCATCATCTTTGATGACAGCAAAGGCGTATCCCAGACCGGCGATGTTGTAGGTTTTGCTTGGTGCGAGCAGGGTGATGATGCGTTTCTGTAATTCCTCAGGGAGTCCGGCAGCGCAAACGTGCGGGGTGCTGGATTCATCGAGGATCAGATCGCAGTGGATTTCGTCAGAGACCAGAATGAGATCGTGCCGCTCGCAGAACTCGGCGAGTTGTTTGACCTCCTGCGCCGTAAACACACGACCGAGTGGGTTTTGCGGGTTGCTGAGGAGGAAGATTTTGGTTTCCGGGGTGACGGTCGCCTCCATGGCATCCCAGTCGAACTCCCATCGTCCTTCGGTTTGAATGTGAGGGGCCGTGATGCACTTCATGCCGATATCGTGGTGCACGCCGAGGAAGGGAGGATAGATCGGGGTGCACGTCATAATCGCCTCACCAGGCTTGCCAAAGGCACGGGCGATCAATGACAGCGCACAGACCAGTCCGCCGAGGTGGACAATTTCCTGATCTTCGACCACGA encodes the following:
- a CDS encoding MalY/PatB family protein yields the protein MTTQYDFDRIIPRRGTGSLKWDKFSELDPFWVADMDFTAPPEVLEAIQSRLSHGVLGYAVPHQGLVESLQTYMLNRHSIVVEDQEIVHLGGLVCALSLIARAFGKPGEAIMTCTPIYPPFLGVHHDIGMKCITAPHIQTEGRWEFDWDAMEATVTPETKIFLLSNPQNPLGRVFTAQEVKQLAEFCERHDLILVSDEIHCDLILDESSTPHVCAAGLPEELQKRIITLLAPSKTYNIAGLGYAFAVIKDDALRSRFTAARGHILPEINCLAYYAAESAYRDGENWRQALLAYLRKNRDTITEFVRTRLPGCAIPDIEATYLAWIDCRALDLDTPADRFEKEASLYLSDGNFFGAPGHVRFNYGCPHSRLLEGLEKMANVIA